One window of the Rosa rugosa chromosome 3, drRosRugo1.1, whole genome shotgun sequence genome contains the following:
- the LOC133736239 gene encoding pentatricopeptide repeat-containing protein At3g22470, mitochondrial-like: MSSSARTAVSKCKLPPLSTNPERPTSSNSHSSTKLSSFFTNQASSNTAIPTSSNPKTSPKNPIPRVLIQTPLDKFLQANCKSGDITLNEALHYFDHMIYMQPPPPMSSFNRLLGGLVKSKHYSHVFSFCNKLTSSGLLPNLITLNILVNCLCNMNRVCDGFVVMGSMIRKGYRPTTVTFTSLVKGLCMENRIDEANRLFEKMIKFRCQPSVICYGTLINGLCRMGKTDVALKLHEEMNSGNGVRFRPNTVTFTSLIQGLCVEDRIDEATSLFEKMKKLRCHPSVITYGTLINGFCRTGKTDVALSLHEEMANENGGYGVDCKPNSVTYGIIIDRLCKDGMIDKATELFLEMKNRGIFPDVVVYSILIHGLFYNEKWEAGKALLHEMIDSGIQPDLVTFNVLIGALCRRGNVKDSRDLLKLMIRRGMNPNIFTYNTLMDGLCLVGNLDEARELFHSISTRGCEPGAISYSVLINGYCKYRKIQEAINLYEEMIFKGVKPTVITYNALLTGIFQMGKVQDAQKLFHEMHTQNVLPDSATYLILLDGLCKHDCKPEAMDIFHSLENSNFRFSVEIFNCLMDGFCKSGKLEIAWDLFHKMSSKGLLPNVITYSIMIHGLCMEGQLEKANGLLLEMEGKGCLPNVITYNTLMRGFCLNDDSTKVVELLHKMSERNLSPDDSTISIVVDLLSKDERLRKCLDLLPTFPATSQLRMP, translated from the coding sequence ATGTCATCCTCTGCAAGAACTGCTGTTTCAAAATGCAAGTTACCACCTTTATCCACAAACCCAGAAAGACCCACATCTTCAAATTCCCACAGCTCAACCaagctttcatctttcttcacaAACCAAGCTAGTAGTAATACCGCTATACCCACTTCTTCAAATCCCAAAACTTCACCAAAAAACCCAATTCCTAGAGTTCTAATCCAAACCCCACTTGACAAGTTCCTCCAAGCAAACTGTAAGTCAGGTGACATCACTCTCAATGAAGCACTTCACTATTTTGACCACATGATTTATATGCAACCTCCTCCTCCAATGTCATCATTCAATCGTTTATTAGGTGGACTTGTCAAGAGTAAGCATTACTCTCATGTTTTCTCATTTTGTAATAAGTTGACATCTTCTGGTTTATTGCCCAATTTGATTACACTTAATATTTTGGTTAACTGCCTTTGTAATATGAACCGGGTTTGTGATGGTTTTGTGGTCATGGGAAGTATGATTAGGAAGGGTTATAGACCAACTACTGTGACTTTTACTTCTTTGGTTAAAGGGCTGTGTATGGAGAATAGGATTGATGAGGCAAACAGGTTGTTTGAGAAAATGATCAAGTTCAGGTGTCAGCCTAGTGTGATTTGTTATGGTACTTTGATTAATGGGTTGTGCCGAATGGGCAAGACAGATGTTGCACTTAAGTTACATGAAGAAATGAATAGTGGGAATGGTGTTAGGTTTAGGCCGAATACTGTGACTTTTACATCTTTGATCCAGGGTTTGTGTGTGGAGGATAGGATAGATGAGGCAACCAGTTTGTTTGAGAAAATGAAGAAGTTGCGGTGTCATCCTAGCGTGATTACGTATGGTACTTTGATTAATGGGTTCTGCAGAACAGGCAAGACAGATGTTGCACTTAGTTTACATGAAGAAATGGCTAATGAGAATGGTGGATATGGTGTTGATTGTAAGCCGAATTCAGTTACTTACGGGATTATTATTGATCGGCTTTGTAAAGATGGGATGATAGATAAGGCAACAGAGCTTTtcctagaaatgaaaaatagagGGATTTTTCCAGATGTGGTTGTATATAGTATTCTAATACATGGTTTGTTCTATAATGAAAAATGGGAAGCCGGTAAAGCTTTGTTACATGAGATGATAGATAGCGGTATCCAGCCTGATTTGGTAACATTCAATGTGTTAATAGGGGCACTTTGCAGAAGGGGAAATGTGAAAGATAGCCGTGACTTGCTAAAGTTGATGATTCGAAGAGGCATGAATCCCAATATTTTTACTTACAATACTTTGATGGATGGCTTATGTTTGGTGGGTAATCTTGATGAAGCAAGAGAGCTATTTCATTCTATCTCAACTAGGGGGTGTGAACCTGGTGCAATCAGCTACTCTGTGTTAATCAACGGTTACTGCAAGTATAGGAAGATACAGGAAGCCATCAATCTTTATGAGGAAATGATTTTCAAAGGAGTTAAGCCAACTGTAATAACATATAATGCCTTATTAACTGGTATTTTTCAGATGGGCAAAGTTCAGGATGCACAGAAACTGTTTCATGAGATGCACACTCAGAATGTGCTACCGGATTCAGCTACATATTTAATATTATTGGATGGCCTTTGCAAACATGATTGCAAACCAGAAGCAATGGATATTTTTCATTCTTTAGAAAATTCCAATTTTAGATTTAGTGttgaaatttttaattgtcTTATGGATGGGTTCTGTAAATCAGGGAAGCTTGAAATTGCTTGGGACCTATTTCACAAAATGTCAAGTAAAGGCTTGCTACCAAATGTTATAACATACTCCATAATGATTCATGGCCTCTGTATGGAAGGCCAACTGGAAAAGGCAAATGGTTTGCTTTTAGAAATGGAAGGAAAAGGTTGTCTTCCAAATGTCATCACTTACAATACCCTTATGCGGGGTTTCTGCCTAAATGATGACTCGACAAAGGTTGTTGAACTGCTGCATAAGATGTCAGAAAGAAATCTGTCACCAGATGACTCTACAATCTCCATTGTCGTAGACTTGCTGTCAAAGGATGAAAGGTTACGTAAATGTCTGGACTTGCTACCCACATTTCCTGCTACCAGCCAATTGAGGATGCCATGA
- the LOC133736240 gene encoding pentatricopeptide repeat-containing protein At3g22470, mitochondrial-like: MSCSKGKLSSLFTNPERPTSSNSTKLSSLFFANQVTARSTSSYPTTTTETPIPSVPIQTPLENFLHTNFKSGNFTLNEALHYFDRMILMQPVPPMASFNRLLGGLAKSKHYSHVFSFCIKSTSSGLLPDFITLNILLNCFCNVKRVCDALVALGSMIRRGYKPSAVTFTSLVKGFCMEDRIDEAVRLLEKMIKFQCQPTVMTCGTLINGLCRAGKTSVALRLHEDMAKGNGGFGVYCKPNVVTYGIIIDRLCKDGMIDEAKELFLEMKDRGILPDVVVYSALIHGLYYYEKWEAGKALLHEMVHCGIKPNLVTFNVLIAALCRRGNVKESSDLLKLMVHRGISPDLFTYNTLIDGFCLVGCLNEARELFHTISSRGCQPDAVSYNVLINGYCKNWKIHEAVNVYEEMVRRGVRPTVVTYNALLTGLFKLGRVQDAQKLFAEMQTQNVLPSSSTYKILLDRLCKNDCIPEAMEIFHTLENSSSCELSVEIFNSLINGYCKARKLEIAWDLYHKMSKKGLVPDVITYSMMIHGLCIEGQLEKANGLFLEMEEKGCAPNIVTYNTLMRGFCQTNNLEKVVELLHKMSERNLSPDNSTTSIVIDLLSKDESYRKCLDWLPTFPASS; the protein is encoded by the coding sequence ATGTCATGTTCAAAAGGCAAGCTTTCATCTTTATTCACGAACCCAGAAAGACCCACTTCTTCAAATTCAACCAAGCTTTCATCTTTATTCTTCGCAAACCAAGTTACAGCTAGATCCACTTCTTCATATCCCACAACCACAACAGAAACACCAATTCCCAGTGTTCCAATCCAAACCCCACTTGAAAATTTCCTCCACACAAACTTCAAGTCAGGTAATTTCACTCTCAATGAAGCACTTCACTATTTTGACCGCATGATTCTTATGCAACCTGTTCCTCCAATGGCCTCGTTCAATCGTTTATTAGGTGGACTTGCCAAGAGTAAGCACTACTCTCATGTTTTCTCATTTTGCATCAAGTCAACATCTTCTGGGTTATTGCCTGATTTCATTACGCTTAATATTTTGCTGAATTGCTTTTGTAATGTGAAACGGGTTTGTGATGCTTTGGTGGCTCTGGGAAGTATGATTAGGAGGGGTTATAAACCAAGTGCTGTTACTTTTACTTCTTTGGTTAAAGGGTTTTGTATGGAGGATAGGATTGATGAGGCAGTGAGGTTGTTGGAGAAAATGATTAAGTTTCAGTGTCAGCCTACTGTGATGACTTGTGGTACTTTGATTAATGGGTTGTGCAGGGCAGGAAAGACTAGCGTGGCACTTAGGTTACATGAAGATATGGCTAAGGGGAATGGCGGATTTGGTGTTTATTGTAAGCCAAATGTGGTGACTTATGGGATTATTATCGATAGGCTTTGTAAGGATGGCATGATAGATGAGGCAAAAGAGCTTTTCTTAGAAATGAAAGATAGAGGGATTCTTCCTGATGTGGTTGTGTATAGTGCTCTGATACATGGTTTGTACTATTATGAAAAGTGGGAAGCGGGTAAAGCTCTGTTACATGAGATGGTGCATTGCGGTATCAAGCCTAATCTCGTGACGTTCAATGTGCTAATAGCGGCACTTTGCAGAAGGGGAAATGTGAAAGAGAGCAGTGATTTGCTAAAGCTTATGGTACACAGAGGCATTAGTCCTGATTTATTTACATACAACACTTTGATAGATGGCTTCTGTTTGGTGGGTTGCCTTAATGAAGCGAGAGAGCTGTTTCATACTATTTCAAGTAGAGGGTGTCAACCTGATGCTGTTAGCTACAATGTGTTGATCAATGGATACTGCAAGAATTGGAAGATACATGAAGCTGTCAATGTTTACGAGGAAATGGTCCGCAGAGGAGTTAGGCCAACTGTAGTAACTTATAATGCCTtattaactggtctgtttaAGTTGGGAAGAGTTCAGGATGCACAGAAGCTGTTTGCTGAGATGCAAACTCAGAACGTGCTACCTAGTTCATCTACATATAAAATATTGTTGGACAGGCTTTGCAAAAATGATTGCATACCAGAGGCAATGGAAATATTTCATACTTTAGAAAATAGCAGCAGCTGTGAACTTAGTGTAGAAATTTTTAATTCACTTATTAATGGGTATTGTAAGGCACGGAAGCTCGAAATTGCTTGGGACCTATATcacaaaatgtcaaaaaaaGGCCTGGTACCAGATGTTATAACATATAGCATGATGATTCATGGGCTCTGTATAGAAGGGCAACTCGAAAAGGCAAATGGTTTGTTTTTGGAAATGGAAGAAAAGGGTTGTGCTCCAAACATCGTCACTTATAATACCCTTATGCGTGGTTTCTGCCAAACTAATAACTTGGAAAAGGTTGTTGAACTTCTTCATAAGATGTCGGAAAGAAATCTGTCACCAGATAACTCTACAACCTCCATTGTCATAGACTTGCTCTCAAAGGATGAAAGCTATCGGAAATGTTTGGACTGGCTTCCAACATTTCCTGCCAGTAGCTAA
- the LOC133735823 gene encoding calmodulin calcium-dependent NAD kinase-like isoform X2, with translation MQTENNGKTTFAHILSAAAIGIIIAAAVHYRQRKTKYEKIIPRLRVSDSSRVHKIERFPHYVARQLGFKDRRECPHLCKLATEYMRKCDGFEDDIYSFFSSEPDADSLFVKLLEEFERCILSYFAFHWNEADLMISQVLSCDTEPRKKLKNIVMAATREQRFERVTKNLKVARVFTTLLEEMKAMGLATADDSTCTEVMAPVAHADRSPVLLFMGGGMGAGKSTVLKDILKEPFWAGAAGNAVVIEADAFKESDVIYRALSSRGHHDMLQTAELVHQSSTDAASSLLVTALNEGRDVIMDGTLSWVPFVVQTVTMARNVHRRRYRMGAGYRVNDDGTITENYWERIEDEEPEQVEGGRKRKPYRIELVGVVCDAYLAVIRGIRRAIMCRRAVRVNAQLKSHKRFSEAFKTYCQLVDNARLYSTNTLEGPPKLIGWKDKDKTLLVDPDEIDCLKRVASLNDRATSIYELYKNPNPACQKGSVWKDIVLSPSRLNIQQELKYSIQKVERLKQ, from the exons ATGCAGACAG AAAACAACGGCAAAACCACCTTCGCACATATCCTATCAGCCGCTGCCATCGGCATCATCATTGCCGCGGCGGTGCATTATCGTCAACGAAAGACAAAGTATGAGAAGATCATCCCACGCTTAAGGGTCTCGGACTCCAGCCGCGTTCATAAGATTGAAAGGTTCCCTCATTATGTAG CTAGGCAGCTGGGATTTAAAGATAGAAGAGAATGTCCACACCTCTGCAAATTGGCCACCGAATACATGAGAAAATGCGACGGGTTTGAGGATGATATCTACAGTTTCTTTTCTAGTGAACCGGATGCTGATTCGCTGTTTGTGAAGCTTCTGGAGGAGTTTGAGAGATGCATCCTCAGTTATTTCGCATTTCATTGGAACGAAGCTGATCTGATGATTAGTCAG GTCTTGAGTTGTGATACTGAGCCGAGGAAGAAGCTCAAGAACATTGTCATGGCAGCGACCAG GGAACAGAGATTTGAAAGGGTGACCAAAAATTTGAAGGTGGCTAGAGTTTTCACAACGTTACTGGAGGAGATGAAAGCAATGGGACTGGCCACAGCGGATGACTCGACATGTACAGAGGTGATGGCTCCGGTGGCTCATGCTGATAGAAGTCCAGTCCTCCTCTTCATGGGAGGTGGAATGGGAGCAGGGAAGAGCACTGTGCTAAAGGACATTCTCAAAGA GCCATTCTGGGCTGGAGCAGCAGGGAATGCAGTAGTGATTGAAGCAGATGCCTTCAAAGAATCGGATGTCATATACAGAGCTCTCAGCTCCAGAGGGCATCACGACATGCTTCAAACAGCTGAACTG GTACACCAATCATCTACAGACGCAGCATCATCCCTCCTGGTCACAGCACTTAACGAAGGGCGAGATGTGATCATGGATGGCACACTCTCTTGGGTACCATTTGTTGTTCAGACTGTAACAATGGCCAGAAATGTCCACCGCCGCCGTTATCGCATGGGAGCTGGTTACAGGGTGAATGATGATGGAACTATCACTGAAAACTATTGGGAAcgaattgaagatgaagaaccaGAACAAGTAGAAGGGGGCAGAAAGAGAAAACCATACAGGATAGAGCttgttggagttgtgtgtgATGCTTATCTGGCTGTTATAAGAGGAATAAG GCGAGCTATCATGTGTAGAAGAGCTGTTCGAGTAAACGCACAATTGAAATCCCACAAGAGATTTTCAGAGGCATTTAAAACATATTGCCAACTAGTTGACAATGCTAGACTGTATAGCACTAATACGTTGGAAGGACCACCTAAG TTGATAGGATGGAAAGACAAAGACAAGACCTTGCTGGTTGATCCAGATGAAATTGATTGCTTAAAAAGGGTGGCAAGTTTGAATGACAGAGCGACTTCCATATACGAACTCTACAAAAACCCTAATCCAGCTTGTCAAAAGGGATCAGTTTGGAAGGACATTGTCCTGTCACCTTCAAGGTTAAACATTCAACAGGAGCTGAAGTACTCTATCCAGAAAGTAGAAAGATTGAAACAATAA
- the LOC133735823 gene encoding calmodulin calcium-dependent NAD kinase-like isoform X4 has translation MRKCDGFEDDIYSFFSSEPDADSLFVKLLEEFERCILSYFAFHWNEADLMISQVLSCDTEPRKKLKNIVMAATREQRFERVTKNLKVARVFTTLLEEMKAMGLATADDSTCTEVMAPVAHADRSPVLLFMGGGMGAGKSTVLKDILKEPFWAGAAGNAVVIEADAFKESDVIYRALSSRGHHDMLQTAELVHQSSTDAASSLLVTALNEGRDVIMDGTLSWVPFVVQTVTMARNVHRRRYRMGAGYRVNDDGTITENYWERIEDEEPEQVEGGRKRKPYRIELVGVVCDAYLAVIRGIRRAIMCRRAVRVNAQLKSHKRFSEAFKTYCQLVDNARLYSTNTLEGPPKLIGWKDKDKTLLVDPDEIDCLKRVASLNDRATSIYELYKNPNPACQKGSVWKDIVLSPSRLNIQQELKYSIQKVERLKQ, from the exons ATGAGAAAATGCGACGGGTTTGAGGATGATATCTACAGTTTCTTTTCTAGTGAACCGGATGCTGATTCGCTGTTTGTGAAGCTTCTGGAGGAGTTTGAGAGATGCATCCTCAGTTATTTCGCATTTCATTGGAACGAAGCTGATCTGATGATTAGTCAG GTCTTGAGTTGTGATACTGAGCCGAGGAAGAAGCTCAAGAACATTGTCATGGCAGCGACCAG GGAACAGAGATTTGAAAGGGTGACCAAAAATTTGAAGGTGGCTAGAGTTTTCACAACGTTACTGGAGGAGATGAAAGCAATGGGACTGGCCACAGCGGATGACTCGACATGTACAGAGGTGATGGCTCCGGTGGCTCATGCTGATAGAAGTCCAGTCCTCCTCTTCATGGGAGGTGGAATGGGAGCAGGGAAGAGCACTGTGCTAAAGGACATTCTCAAAGA GCCATTCTGGGCTGGAGCAGCAGGGAATGCAGTAGTGATTGAAGCAGATGCCTTCAAAGAATCGGATGTCATATACAGAGCTCTCAGCTCCAGAGGGCATCACGACATGCTTCAAACAGCTGAACTG GTACACCAATCATCTACAGACGCAGCATCATCCCTCCTGGTCACAGCACTTAACGAAGGGCGAGATGTGATCATGGATGGCACACTCTCTTGGGTACCATTTGTTGTTCAGACTGTAACAATGGCCAGAAATGTCCACCGCCGCCGTTATCGCATGGGAGCTGGTTACAGGGTGAATGATGATGGAACTATCACTGAAAACTATTGGGAAcgaattgaagatgaagaaccaGAACAAGTAGAAGGGGGCAGAAAGAGAAAACCATACAGGATAGAGCttgttggagttgtgtgtgATGCTTATCTGGCTGTTATAAGAGGAATAAG GCGAGCTATCATGTGTAGAAGAGCTGTTCGAGTAAACGCACAATTGAAATCCCACAAGAGATTTTCAGAGGCATTTAAAACATATTGCCAACTAGTTGACAATGCTAGACTGTATAGCACTAATACGTTGGAAGGACCACCTAAG TTGATAGGATGGAAAGACAAAGACAAGACCTTGCTGGTTGATCCAGATGAAATTGATTGCTTAAAAAGGGTGGCAAGTTTGAATGACAGAGCGACTTCCATATACGAACTCTACAAAAACCCTAATCCAGCTTGTCAAAAGGGATCAGTTTGGAAGGACATTGTCCTGTCACCTTCAAGGTTAAACATTCAACAGGAGCTGAAGTACTCTATCCAGAAAGTAGAAAGATTGAAACAATAA
- the LOC133735823 gene encoding calmodulin calcium-dependent NAD kinase-like isoform X1 — MQTEENNGKTTFAHILSAAAIGIIIAAAVHYRQRKTKYEKIIPRLRVSDSSRVHKIERFPHYVARQLGFKDRRECPHLCKLATEYMRKCDGFEDDIYSFFSSEPDADSLFVKLLEEFERCILSYFAFHWNEADLMISQVLSCDTEPRKKLKNIVMAATREQRFERVTKNLKVARVFTTLLEEMKAMGLATADDSTCTEVMAPVAHADRSPVLLFMGGGMGAGKSTVLKDILKEPFWAGAAGNAVVIEADAFKESDVIYRALSSRGHHDMLQTAELVHQSSTDAASSLLVTALNEGRDVIMDGTLSWVPFVVQTVTMARNVHRRRYRMGAGYRVNDDGTITENYWERIEDEEPEQVEGGRKRKPYRIELVGVVCDAYLAVIRGIRRAIMCRRAVRVNAQLKSHKRFSEAFKTYCQLVDNARLYSTNTLEGPPKLIGWKDKDKTLLVDPDEIDCLKRVASLNDRATSIYELYKNPNPACQKGSVWKDIVLSPSRLNIQQELKYSIQKVERLKQ; from the exons ATGCAGACAG AAGAAAACAACGGCAAAACCACCTTCGCACATATCCTATCAGCCGCTGCCATCGGCATCATCATTGCCGCGGCGGTGCATTATCGTCAACGAAAGACAAAGTATGAGAAGATCATCCCACGCTTAAGGGTCTCGGACTCCAGCCGCGTTCATAAGATTGAAAGGTTCCCTCATTATGTAG CTAGGCAGCTGGGATTTAAAGATAGAAGAGAATGTCCACACCTCTGCAAATTGGCCACCGAATACATGAGAAAATGCGACGGGTTTGAGGATGATATCTACAGTTTCTTTTCTAGTGAACCGGATGCTGATTCGCTGTTTGTGAAGCTTCTGGAGGAGTTTGAGAGATGCATCCTCAGTTATTTCGCATTTCATTGGAACGAAGCTGATCTGATGATTAGTCAG GTCTTGAGTTGTGATACTGAGCCGAGGAAGAAGCTCAAGAACATTGTCATGGCAGCGACCAG GGAACAGAGATTTGAAAGGGTGACCAAAAATTTGAAGGTGGCTAGAGTTTTCACAACGTTACTGGAGGAGATGAAAGCAATGGGACTGGCCACAGCGGATGACTCGACATGTACAGAGGTGATGGCTCCGGTGGCTCATGCTGATAGAAGTCCAGTCCTCCTCTTCATGGGAGGTGGAATGGGAGCAGGGAAGAGCACTGTGCTAAAGGACATTCTCAAAGA GCCATTCTGGGCTGGAGCAGCAGGGAATGCAGTAGTGATTGAAGCAGATGCCTTCAAAGAATCGGATGTCATATACAGAGCTCTCAGCTCCAGAGGGCATCACGACATGCTTCAAACAGCTGAACTG GTACACCAATCATCTACAGACGCAGCATCATCCCTCCTGGTCACAGCACTTAACGAAGGGCGAGATGTGATCATGGATGGCACACTCTCTTGGGTACCATTTGTTGTTCAGACTGTAACAATGGCCAGAAATGTCCACCGCCGCCGTTATCGCATGGGAGCTGGTTACAGGGTGAATGATGATGGAACTATCACTGAAAACTATTGGGAAcgaattgaagatgaagaaccaGAACAAGTAGAAGGGGGCAGAAAGAGAAAACCATACAGGATAGAGCttgttggagttgtgtgtgATGCTTATCTGGCTGTTATAAGAGGAATAAG GCGAGCTATCATGTGTAGAAGAGCTGTTCGAGTAAACGCACAATTGAAATCCCACAAGAGATTTTCAGAGGCATTTAAAACATATTGCCAACTAGTTGACAATGCTAGACTGTATAGCACTAATACGTTGGAAGGACCACCTAAG TTGATAGGATGGAAAGACAAAGACAAGACCTTGCTGGTTGATCCAGATGAAATTGATTGCTTAAAAAGGGTGGCAAGTTTGAATGACAGAGCGACTTCCATATACGAACTCTACAAAAACCCTAATCCAGCTTGTCAAAAGGGATCAGTTTGGAAGGACATTGTCCTGTCACCTTCAAGGTTAAACATTCAACAGGAGCTGAAGTACTCTATCCAGAAAGTAGAAAGATTGAAACAATAA
- the LOC133735825 gene encoding histone H1.2-like: MAEDEQIVATTETVEPATETVDPPPADDKPEAKSGKATKAKEPKAKKPAAPKKARTAPTHPPYEEMIKDAIVTLKERTGSSQYAITKFIEEKHKQLPPNFKKLLLYHLKKLVSSDKLAKVKSSYKIPSARSAAAPPKPAAAPAKKKPAAAAKPKAKAPAKPKGKTKSVKAASKSPAKAKAAAAKPKPKPKAKPAAKAKPAPAKTKAAAPAKAKAAPAKAKAAPAKTKAAPAAKPKAAAPKPKLKEKPAKAARTLTRSSPGRKAPAARAAKPAPKKAATPKKAPTRTVKPRSVKSPAKKAPARKGRK, encoded by the exons ATGGCCGAGGACGAACAGATCGTCGCCACCACCGAGACCGTCGAGCCCGCAACCGAGACCGTCGACCCCCCGCCGGCCGACGACAAGCCGGAGGCCAAGTCCGGCAAGGCCACCAAGGCCAAGGAGCCCAAGGCCAAGAAGCCCGCTGCGCCCAAGAAGGCCAGGACTGCTCCCACTCATCCTCCTTATGAAGAG ATGATCAAGGATGCGATTGTGACTCTTAAGGAGAGGACTGGTTCGAGCCAGTATGCGATCACTAAGTTCATCGAGGAGAAGCACAAGCAGCTCCCTCCAAACTTCAAGAAGCTTCTGCTCTACCATTTGAAGAAGCTCGTCAGCTCCGATAAGCTCGCCAAGGTCAAAAGCTCCTATAAGATTCCGTCGGCTCGGTCCGCCGCAGCTCCACCTAAGCCCGCTGCTGCTCCGGCCAAGAAGAAGCCTGCCGCCGCGGCCAAGCCCAAGGCCAAGGCTCCTGCGAAGCCAAAGGGAAAGACTAAGTCGGTCAAGGCGGCGAGCAAGTCTCCGGCCAAGGCTAAGGCCGCTGCTGCTAAGCCAAAGCCGAAGCCAAAAGCCAAGCCTGCGGCAAAGGCAAAGCCTGCTCCGGCCAAGACCAAGGCGGCTGCTCCGGCTAAGGCCAAGGCTGCTCCGGCTAAGGCAAAGGCTGCTCCGGCCAAGACCAAGGCTGCCCCGGCTGCCAAGCCTAAGGCAGCAGCTCCCAAGCCCAAGCTTAAGGAGAAGCCAGCCAAGGCTGCGAGGACGTTGACCAGGTCATCGCCTGGGAGGAAGGCTCCGGCGGCCAGGGCGGCCAAGCCAGCGCCGAAGAAGGCAGCGACACCGAAGAAGGCACCGACCCGTACTGTGAAGCCGAGAAGCGTCAAGTCGCCGGCGAAGAAAGCACCAGCTAGGAAGGGAAGGAAGTGA
- the LOC133735823 gene encoding calmodulin calcium-dependent NAD kinase-like isoform X3 has product MQTEENNGKTTFAHILSAAAIGIIIAAAVHYRQRKTKYEKIIPRLRVSDSSRVHKIERFPHYVARQLGFKDRRECPHLCKLATEYMRKCDGFEDDIYSFFSSEPDADSLFVKLLEEFERCILSYFAFHWNEADLMISQVLSCDTEPRKKLKNIVMAATREQRFERVTKNLKVARVFTTLLEEMKAMGLATADDSTCTEVMAPVAHADRSPVLLFMGGGMGAGKSTVLKDILKEPFWAGAAGNAVVIEADAFKESDVIYRALSSRGHHDMLQTAELVHQSSTDAASSLLVTALNEGRDVIMDGTLSWVPFVVQTVTMARNVHRRRYRMGAGYRVNDDGTITENYWERIEDEEPEQVEGGRKRKPYRIELVGVVCDAYLAVIRGIRRAIMCRRAVRVNAQLKSHKRFSEAFKTYCQLVDNARLYSTNTLEGPPKDGKTKTRPCWLIQMKLIA; this is encoded by the exons ATGCAGACAG AAGAAAACAACGGCAAAACCACCTTCGCACATATCCTATCAGCCGCTGCCATCGGCATCATCATTGCCGCGGCGGTGCATTATCGTCAACGAAAGACAAAGTATGAGAAGATCATCCCACGCTTAAGGGTCTCGGACTCCAGCCGCGTTCATAAGATTGAAAGGTTCCCTCATTATGTAG CTAGGCAGCTGGGATTTAAAGATAGAAGAGAATGTCCACACCTCTGCAAATTGGCCACCGAATACATGAGAAAATGCGACGGGTTTGAGGATGATATCTACAGTTTCTTTTCTAGTGAACCGGATGCTGATTCGCTGTTTGTGAAGCTTCTGGAGGAGTTTGAGAGATGCATCCTCAGTTATTTCGCATTTCATTGGAACGAAGCTGATCTGATGATTAGTCAG GTCTTGAGTTGTGATACTGAGCCGAGGAAGAAGCTCAAGAACATTGTCATGGCAGCGACCAG GGAACAGAGATTTGAAAGGGTGACCAAAAATTTGAAGGTGGCTAGAGTTTTCACAACGTTACTGGAGGAGATGAAAGCAATGGGACTGGCCACAGCGGATGACTCGACATGTACAGAGGTGATGGCTCCGGTGGCTCATGCTGATAGAAGTCCAGTCCTCCTCTTCATGGGAGGTGGAATGGGAGCAGGGAAGAGCACTGTGCTAAAGGACATTCTCAAAGA GCCATTCTGGGCTGGAGCAGCAGGGAATGCAGTAGTGATTGAAGCAGATGCCTTCAAAGAATCGGATGTCATATACAGAGCTCTCAGCTCCAGAGGGCATCACGACATGCTTCAAACAGCTGAACTG GTACACCAATCATCTACAGACGCAGCATCATCCCTCCTGGTCACAGCACTTAACGAAGGGCGAGATGTGATCATGGATGGCACACTCTCTTGGGTACCATTTGTTGTTCAGACTGTAACAATGGCCAGAAATGTCCACCGCCGCCGTTATCGCATGGGAGCTGGTTACAGGGTGAATGATGATGGAACTATCACTGAAAACTATTGGGAAcgaattgaagatgaagaaccaGAACAAGTAGAAGGGGGCAGAAAGAGAAAACCATACAGGATAGAGCttgttggagttgtgtgtgATGCTTATCTGGCTGTTATAAGAGGAATAAG GCGAGCTATCATGTGTAGAAGAGCTGTTCGAGTAAACGCACAATTGAAATCCCACAAGAGATTTTCAGAGGCATTTAAAACATATTGCCAACTAGTTGACAATGCTAGACTGTATAGCACTAATACGTTGGAAGGACCACCTAAG GATGGAAAGACAAAGACAAGACCTTGCTGGTTGATCCAGATGAAATTGATTGCTTAA